GGTGCCCTCGGTGGCCGTGGCCGTCAGGGTCCAGCTGTAGGCGGCGTTGTACAGGAGGGCCCCCGCGTCCGACTTGCCGTTCCAGCCGGCCTCGGGAGCGGTGCCGGTACCCGTCTCGGTGTGCACGGTGCGCCCCTGGGCGTCCTTCACGGTGAAGGTCCACCTGGCCGGCTTGTTGAGCTGCCAGGTGCTGTTCCACCAGAGGTCCTTGACGTCGACGTGCCCGTCGGCGACCTCGGACTCGATCACCGCCAGCGGCTGGGAGGGCACCCCGCTCTGCACCACGTGCACGCTTCCGTCCGCGTCCGCGTACGCGATGTCACCGCCGAACTTGTCCACGGACCAGGTCTGCCGCCGCTGGTCGGCGGTGTTCCCGGCCGGCAGGTCGGCGATCTCGCGCGCGGTCTCGGCCGTACCGGTGTGGAAGTCGGTGAGCATCAGCTTCCCGGCCGTCCGGTCGTGCCGGACGAGGTATCCGTCCCCGACGAGGGCCGGCCCGGACGGCACGGTGATCGCCCTCTTCGCCGTACGGTCGTACACGCCCGCCGGGCCGGTGGCGCCGCAGTTCCAGTAGACCCAGCGGCCCACCACCTGAAGTTCCTTGACCGTGCAGGGCGCCCCGGTGGCGAGCGTCTCGACCGTCCTGCGCTGCTCCAGGTCGTACCCGGTGACCGTGCCGTTCCCGGAGCCCGGCGTGTACAGCCGCTGGCCCCACACGGAGGCGGCGGTGACCGAGCGGGTCAGGCGTACGTCGTGCACGAGGTACGGCTGCACGGCGTCGACGTACTGCTTGCCGGTCGAGGCCGCGTTGTAGACGTAGTAGCGGCCGGTGATGTCGACGAACCGGCCGCCGGTGACGACGGGTTCGGCGGCCGAGTGGTAGCTGTTCCTGCTCGTCCAGATCTGGGCCTTCTCCTTGCCCTCCTCGCCCTCGGCGTTGCCGAAGAAGTAGCCGACGTCGCCGTTGCCCGCGGACCGCAGCGGCACGCAGGCGCCGGCGTCGCAGGGCACCTGCTGCACATGGGCGCCGTTCGCGAACGTGCCGGCATAGCCGCGGGTGTCGCGGTCGCCCGCCGTGGTGCCGTCGGCGGAGACCGGGCGGTTGGTGACGTACGGGTCGCCGTTCGGCGCCCGCTCCACCGTGGTGAGCACACCACCCGCGTAGTCGATGCCCCACAGGCCGTTCGGCTTGAACGGCAGGGTGATGGTGTCGGCGGCCGCAGGCACCGCGGTGGTCAGCGAGCCGGCGCCGAGAGCGGCCAGGCCCAGCAAGGTGAGTGCGATCCGGCCGCGCCGGGTCGCCGAAGAGCGTGCGCGAACGCGCCGAGACAAGGGTCCCTCCCCAAGGGAACGAGAACGGCATGCGTGGCGGCCGGAAGCTCCTCGGCCGCGCCCCCTCCATGCCAAGTCGAAGTCAAAGGATGCTAACAACTGTCCCAGTAGTAGAGGTAGTTGATAAACGGTGAACTGTTGATGCACCTCAGGAACGCGAGAAGGGCCCGCACGACCGGAGTCGTACGGGCCCTTCCGCGTTCAGTCGGCGTCAGCCGTTGCGCTTCCAGCGCGGCTTGTCCTCGCGGCGGCCGAAGGAGCCGGAGCCGGTGCCGCGGTGGTCGTCACGACGGCCGTAGGGGCGGTCGTGGGCGCCGGAGCGGAAGCCGGGGCGGTCGCCCTGGCGGTCGCGGTTGAACGGGCGGTCGCTGCCACGGTGACCACCGCGCTCGTCGCGCCGCTCGAAGGGGCGGCGGTCACGGTCGTTGTCGCGACGGAACCCGCCACGGTCGTCACGCCGCTCGAACGAACGGCCACCACGGTCGGCCTCGCGGCGGTCGCGGTCGAAGGGGCGACGGTCACGGTCGTTGTCGCGACGGAACCCGCCACGGTCGTCACGCCGCTCGAACGAACGGCCACCACGGTCGCCGTCCCGACGGTCGAACCCACGGTCGCCGTCCCGACGGTCGAAGCCACGGTCCCGGTCCCGGTCGCGGTTGAAGCCGCCCCGGTCGTCCCGGCGCTCGCGGTCGAAGGGGCGACGGTCACGGTCGTTGTCGCGACGGAACCCGCCACGGTCGTCACGCCGCTCGAACGAACGGCCACCACGGTCGCCGTCCCGACGGTCGAACCCACGGTCGCCGTCCCGACGGTCGAAGCCACGGTCCCGGTCACGGTCACGGTTGAAGCCGCCCCGGTCGTCCCGGCGCTCGCGGCGCTCGTACGACGACGAACCGGACGTACGCTCCTCACGCTCGACCCGCTCGGCGCGCACGACCCGCTCGGCGTCCTGTGCGGTCGGCTGCTCCGGTACGGAGATCTCCGCCACCGGCGCGTCGGCGGCCTCGGCCGAGGCGGTGGAAGCCTGCGCCGGGGCCTGCTCGGCCGCCGCCGAAGCCCCCGCGGCGGCCGCGATCGCCGCCTCCGGGTCCTCGCCCCGCTCCCGGGCGGCCCGGGCGACCAGCCGGTCGGCCTCCTCGCGCAGCTCGGCCGCGCGCCGCGTGGCGCGCTCCAACTGCTTGGTGAGGTGCGCGACGTCCCGCTCGGCCTGCTGCGCGGCGTTCCCGGCGGACTCGGCCTGGACCTCGGTCATGGACCGGGCGCCGGTGATCTCGGCGACCTCGGGGTCGAACGCGGCCCCGCCCTGGATGATGTGGCGCGAGGCGTCGACGCCCGCGTCCTCCATCAGCCGGAAGATCTGGCGCCGCTGGTGCGGCAGGGCGAGGGAGACCACGGTGCCCGTACGGCCGGCGCGGGCCGTACGACCGGCGCGGTGCAGGTAGTCCTTGTGGTCCCCGGCGGGGTCCACGTTGAGCACGAGGTCGATCCCGTCGACGTGAATGCCGCGGGCCGCGACGTCCGTCGCGACGAGCACGTTCACGTACCCGTCCTTGAAGTCGGCCAGCGTCCGGGTGCGCGCGCCCTGGGTCATGCCGCCGTGCAGCGCGTCCGCCTTCACACCTGCGTCGCGCATCTGCTCCGCGACGCGGTCGGCGCCGAGCTGCGTACGGACGAAGACGATGGTCCGCCCCTTGCGGGAGGCGATGGCGGCGGTGACCGGGGCCTTGTCCTTGGGCTTCACGACGAAGACGTGGTGCGACATCGTCGTGACCGCGCCCTGGGCGGCGTCGACCTCGTGGCTCACCGGCGCGTTGAGGTACCGGTCGACGAGCGTCTGGATCTCGTTCTCCATGGTCGCGGAGAACAGCATGCGCTGGCCGCCGGCCGGCACCTGGTCGAGCAGCTCGGTGACCTCGGGCAGGAAGCCCAGGTCGGACATCTGGTCGGCCTCGTCGAGCACGGCGATCTGCACGTCCTCGAGAGAGCAGGCGCCGCGGTTGATGATGTCGCGAAGGCGGCCCGGGGTGGCGACGAGGATGTCCACGCCCCGCTCCAGGGCGTAGATCTGGTTGCCCATGGAGGTGCCGCCGCACACGACCTTCATCTTCAGCCCGAGCACGTCGCCGTAGGGCTGCAGCGCGTCCGCGACCTGCATGGCCAGCTCACGGGTCGGGGTGAGGATCACGGCCCGCGGCTTCTTCTTCTCGGTACGGCCGCCGGCCAGGGTGGCCAGGGTCGGCAGACCGAAGGACAGCGTCTTGCCGGAGCCGGTGCGGCCACGGCCGAGGATGTCCTTGCCGACCAGGGCGTCCGGGATGGTCGCGGCCTGGATCGGGAAGGGGACGGTGACGCCGTTCTGCGCCAGCTTGCGGACGATGCCCTCGGGCAGACCGAGATCGGAGAAGGTGATCTCGGGGGCGGCGGTCTGGTCGGTGGCCTCGGCAGCCTCGGCGACCTCGACCTCGGTGTCCTCGGGCAGGACGATGTGCTCAGTACTGGCAAAAGACATGCGAAATGCGAACCTTCCGGAGTTCACGGCACGCGCCCAAACTCCGTGAAAGTCGCAATCGACCGCCTCAATGCGGTCCGGCCACGGCAAGGGAGAGTACGCGCCACACGCGGCGCGTCTATGTTGGCGCCGGGCAAATGGGATCAAACGATCTACCACCATACGCACCCGCCCCCACCAAGTGCAAACCGCGCCGCGCCCATCCCGAGTGACTCTCACCACACGGCCGCCCCGGGCCGCCACAGGCCCCCTGCACCCGCACCACCGGGGAGACGGCGGCCGGAGCCGCACCGGAGACGGAACGCCACACGGCACCCTCACCGGCTACGCCGCCGGATACCCCGCCCGAGGCGCCGGCTCCCTCCGCACCAGCTGCGTGGTCTGCTCGTGCGCCGAGGACGACGGCTCGGCGGTCGTCGGGGACGGCGACGGCGGATCCGGCTCCTGGGTCGGCGACGGCTCCTCCGACGTCTGCGTGGGATCGGGCTGCTCCTCCGTCGGGGTGGGCGGCACCACCCCGCCACCATCCCCGTTGCCGTTCTTCGACGTCCCCTTGGCGGTCGGCTTGGCACCCTTGTCCCGGTGGCCGTGCCCGGACTCCGACGCGGAAGGCGACGCGGAGGCCCCGGACGCGGACTCGTCCGGCTCGGCCGAACCTCCCTTGACCGCGGCTCCGCCCCAGCCCCCGCTCCCGCCCATGCCCGCCGTCGACCCCCCGTCCGGCGCGGCCCCACCGCGCCGTCCCGCCGAGTGCGACGGCGAAGGACTGCCCGCGTCGTCCCCGACGCTCATACAGCCGGCGGCCGCGGTGACGGCCATCACCGCGGCGGCCAGACGGACGGGTACGTAACAGGCGCGCACGGGCAGCCACCTCCAGGGGGGTGTGAGGAGTCCCCCTGCCCAACTCCCGCCGCCCGCAAGAAGACACGCGCCACGCCGACAGAGCGTCACACGTCCGTGATCAGAGACCCGTGACCAGAGGCCCGTGATCAGGCCTGCGATCACGCCCGTGATCACACGCCCGTGAACCCGATGTCACCCGTACCCGAGCGTATGCAACCGTTCGTCGTCGATCCCGAAGTGATGCGCGATCTCGTGGACCACGGTCACCTCGGTCTCCGCCACCACGTCCTCCCGCGTCTCGCACATCCGCAGGGTCGGCCCCCGGTAGACCGTGATCCGGTCCGGCAGCACCCCCGCGTACCACTCCCCGCGTTCCGTCAGCGGAGTCCCCTCGTACAGCCCGAGCAGCTCGGGGTCGTCGACGGGGGGCTCGTCCTCGACGAACACCGCCACGTTGTCCATCAGCCGTGTCAGCTCCGGCGGGATCCGGTCGAGCGCCTCCGCGACCAGTTCCTCGAACTCCTCGCGCGTCATCTCCAGCACAGGCTCATTGTCGGATACGACACCCTCCTACGAGAGCCGTACACCCTTGTACGAGAGTCGTGCGGCGCCCCGCATACCCACCCCGGAACCTGGGCATACGGGACCAATGGCCCGCGTCCTCCTCGCAGCCCCGGACCGCATACGAAGGGTGTCAGGCGCCCTCACCCGGCACTACCGCTCACTCCGTCCCCACCCGGCCGTCGAACTCGTCCCCCAGCCCCACCCCTGGCTCCGGGCACTCGGCATGGTCGCCGTCGTACTCCTGGGTGCCTGGCTCGGCCTGCTGATCGTGGGCGCCGTACGGGTCCCGGTCGGCCCTATGAACACCACCATGGCCCTGCGTCCCTCCCTCACCGGCGGCACGAAGATCAACGTGTCCCCGCTCGGCGCACTGAAGCTGGACAGCCACGAGGCCCCCGTCCGCCTCGACGTCAACGTCGACCAGCTCGACCCGGTCCGCGCCCAGGCCCTGGTCGACCACCCCGAGCGGATCTCCGGCCTCCAGCAGGAGATCACCCACGACGTGGCACACGGCACGCTCGACCTCGCCGTCCGCTCCTGCGTGGCGGTGGTCTCCGGCGCCACCGCACTGGGCCTGGCGGTCTACCGCCGGCCACGCCGCGCCCTCGCCGCCGGCGGCCTGGCGCTCACCCTCCTCGCCGCCTCCGGAGGAACGGCCTACGCCACCTGGAACCCCCGGTCGGTCCTGGAACCGAAGTTCTCCGGCCTGCTGTCCTCCGCGCCCTCCCTGGTCG
The Streptomyces sp. CGMCC 4.7035 DNA segment above includes these coding regions:
- a CDS encoding FG-GAP repeat domain-containing protein, whose amino-acid sequence is MSRRVRARSSATRRGRIALTLLGLAALGAGSLTTAVPAAADTITLPFKPNGLWGIDYAGGVLTTVERAPNGDPYVTNRPVSADGTTAGDRDTRGYAGTFANGAHVQQVPCDAGACVPLRSAGNGDVGYFFGNAEGEEGKEKAQIWTSRNSYHSAAEPVVTGGRFVDITGRYYVYNAASTGKQYVDAVQPYLVHDVRLTRSVTAASVWGQRLYTPGSGNGTVTGYDLEQRRTVETLATGAPCTVKELQVVGRWVYWNCGATGPAGVYDRTAKRAITVPSGPALVGDGYLVRHDRTAGKLMLTDFHTGTAETAREIADLPAGNTADQRRQTWSVDKFGGDIAYADADGSVHVVQSGVPSQPLAVIESEVADGHVDVKDLWWNSTWQLNKPARWTFTVKDAQGRTVHTETGTGTAPEAGWNGKSDAGALLYNAAYSWTLTATATEGTGTYSTGGIIGLSGGLQGHHDQGGYSYGELVTLNSSGGLTLHYTKGKGTFDWKQSASGWPAGTVAVPFGDLTGDRCAEMLIRMPNGELRRYTGRCGVSYTPSNSRLTLGTGWNQYDVLTAPGDVTKDGRPDLIARNASTGAVYLYKGTSTGKLAARVKLYDNWKTYKKIVGAGDLNGDGIGDLVAQDKANNLYRYFGKGDGTFAPRVKIATGWGASYNAVVGIGDITGDGKADLVARDTAGNLFRQAGYGNGTFAARVKIGTGWQSYKGIF
- a CDS encoding DEAD/DEAH box helicase, encoding MSFASTEHIVLPEDTEVEVAEAAEATDQTAAPEITFSDLGLPEGIVRKLAQNGVTVPFPIQAATIPDALVGKDILGRGRTGSGKTLSFGLPTLATLAGGRTEKKKPRAVILTPTRELAMQVADALQPYGDVLGLKMKVVCGGTSMGNQIYALERGVDILVATPGRLRDIINRGACSLEDVQIAVLDEADQMSDLGFLPEVTELLDQVPAGGQRMLFSATMENEIQTLVDRYLNAPVSHEVDAAQGAVTTMSHHVFVVKPKDKAPVTAAIASRKGRTIVFVRTQLGADRVAEQMRDAGVKADALHGGMTQGARTRTLADFKDGYVNVLVATDVAARGIHVDGIDLVLNVDPAGDHKDYLHRAGRTARAGRTGTVVSLALPHQRRQIFRLMEDAGVDASRHIIQGGAAFDPEVAEITGARSMTEVQAESAGNAAQQAERDVAHLTKQLERATRRAAELREEADRLVARAARERGEDPEAAIAAAAGASAAAEQAPAQASTASAEAADAPVAEISVPEQPTAQDAERVVRAERVEREERTSGSSSYERRERRDDRGGFNRDRDRDRGFDRRDGDRGFDRRDGDRGGRSFERRDDRGGFRRDNDRDRRPFDRERRDDRGGFNRDRDRDRGFDRRDGDRGFDRRDGDRGGRSFERRDDRGGFRRDNDRDRRPFDRDRREADRGGRSFERRDDRGGFRRDNDRDRRPFERRDERGGHRGSDRPFNRDRQGDRPGFRSGAHDRPYGRRDDHRGTGSGSFGRREDKPRWKRNG
- a CDS encoding metallopeptidase family protein; translated protein: MLEMTREEFEELVAEALDRIPPELTRLMDNVAVFVEDEPPVDDPELLGLYEGTPLTERGEWYAGVLPDRITVYRGPTLRMCETREDVVAETEVTVVHEIAHHFGIDDERLHTLGYG